From the Bacteroidia bacterium genome, one window contains:
- the rpsD gene encoding 30S ribosomal protein S4 — MARYTGPKTKIARKFGEAIFGTDKTFEKKNYPPGMHGLAKKRKKVSEYGVQLAEKQKAKYTYGVLERQFAKTYDRAARMKGVTGDNLFRLLEARLDNVVYRLGIAPSRSSARQLVGHRHITVNGQVVNIASYSLRPGDKIGVREKSKSLEVISNSLAGSKRNQFTWLDWNHQDMVGTFVSYPERAAVPENIKEQLIVELYSK, encoded by the coding sequence CTTCGGTACAGATAAAACTTTTGAAAAAAAGAACTATCCTCCCGGAATGCACGGATTGGCAAAGAAACGTAAGAAAGTTTCTGAATATGGGGTTCAATTGGCAGAGAAGCAAAAAGCAAAATATACCTATGGGGTATTAGAACGTCAGTTCGCTAAAACATATGATCGTGCTGCCCGAATGAAAGGCGTTACCGGTGATAATTTATTTCGTTTATTAGAGGCTAGACTAGACAATGTAGTTTATCGTCTGGGTATTGCTCCTAGTCGTTCTTCTGCTCGTCAGTTGGTTGGCCACCGTCACATTACTGTAAATGGACAAGTTGTGAATATTGCCTCTTACTCTCTTCGTCCAGGTGACAAAATCGGAGTTCGTGAAAAATCTAAATCATTGGAAGTTATTTCCAATTCACTTGCCGGAAGTAAACGCAATCAATTTACTTGGTTAGATTGGAATCACCAAGATATGGTTGGTACTTTCGTAAGCTATCCTGAAAGAGCTGCAGTTCCTGAAAATATTAAGGAACAACTTATTGTGGAATTGTACTCTAAATAA
- a CDS encoding DNA-directed RNA polymerase subunit alpha, giving the protein MAILNFQKPDKVIMLNSTDREGEFEFRPLEPGYGITIGNALRRILLNSLEGFAITSIRIEGVDHEFSTIKGVIEDVTEIILNLKQVRFKRQIDTQDNERITVQIADQTQFLAGDIGKFLTGFQVLNPDLVICNLESSVKFKIDFTIEKGRGYVSAEENKTNSAPVGTIFIDSIYTPIKNVKYTIENYRVEQKTDYEKLILEIKTDGSVHPKDALKEAAKILIHHFMLFSDEKITLDIEEKPATEEFDENLMHMRNLLKTKLVDLDLSVRALNCLKAADVETLGDLVSYNRNDLLKFRNFGKKSLTELDDLVNAKGLHFGMNVTKYKLDKD; this is encoded by the coding sequence ATGGCTATTTTAAACTTTCAAAAACCCGACAAAGTAATCATGTTGAATTCGACTGACCGTGAAGGTGAGTTTGAATTCCGTCCACTTGAGCCAGGATACGGCATCACTATAGGTAATGCACTTCGCAGAATTTTATTAAATTCTTTGGAAGGTTTTGCTATTACCTCCATCCGTATAGAAGGCGTTGATCATGAATTTTCTACGATCAAAGGTGTTATCGAAGATGTTACTGAAATTATCCTGAATTTAAAACAAGTACGTTTTAAACGTCAAATCGACACGCAAGATAATGAAAGGATTACTGTCCAAATAGCTGATCAAACGCAATTTTTGGCTGGTGATATTGGTAAATTCTTAACTGGTTTCCAAGTTCTTAATCCTGATCTTGTAATTTGCAACCTGGAAAGTTCTGTTAAATTTAAAATCGACTTTACTATCGAAAAAGGTCGTGGATATGTTTCTGCAGAAGAGAATAAAACCAATAGTGCTCCTGTAGGTACTATTTTTATTGATAGTATTTATACTCCGATTAAGAATGTTAAATACACGATCGAAAACTATAGGGTTGAGCAAAAAACTGACTATGAAAAATTAATCCTTGAGATTAAAACTGATGGAAGTGTTCACCCTAAAGACGCTCTCAAAGAAGCTGCTAAAATTTTGATTCATCACTTTATGTTATTCAGTGATGAGAAAATTACCCTCGATATTGAAGAGAAGCCAGCAACAGAAGAATTTGACGAGAATTTGATGCATATGAGGAATTTATTGAAAACCAAATTGGTTGATTTAGATTTGTCTGTACGTGCCCTAAATTGCTTGAAAGCTGCTGATGTTGAAACCTTGGGTGATTTGGTTTCTTACAACCGCAATGACCTATTGAAATTCCGTAACTTTGGTAAAAAATCTTTAACTGAGTTGGATGATTTAGTTAATGCAAAAGGCCTTCACTTCGGAATGAATGTAACCAAATATAAATTGGATAAAGACTAG
- the rplQ gene encoding 50S ribosomal protein L17: MRHGKKLNHLGRTSSHRKAMLSNMASSLIKHKRINTTLAKAKALRVYVEPLITKSKEDSTHNRRTVFAYLKDKEAVSELFRTISPKVADRPGGYTRIIKLANRLGDNAEMALIELVDFNELLLAVKSEKSGAKAKSTRRSRTKKADTTSSAPAAESASEE, encoded by the coding sequence ATGAGACACGGAAAAAAACTAAACCACTTGGGTCGTACCTCCTCACACCGCAAAGCGATGTTGAGCAATATGGCATCTTCCCTAATTAAACACAAACGCATTAATACCACTTTAGCTAAAGCGAAAGCATTGCGTGTTTACGTGGAACCTTTGATTACCAAAAGTAAAGAAGATAGCACTCACAACCGCCGTACAGTATTTGCTTACCTTAAAGATAAAGAAGCTGTATCTGAGTTGTTTCGCACCATTAGCCCAAAAGTTGCTGATCGTCCAGGTGGATATACCAGGATTATTAAGTTAGCAAACCGTTTGGGTGATAATGCAGAAATGGCATTGATTGAATTGGTTGATTTTAATGAATTATTGCTTGCAGTTAAATCGGAAAAATCCGGTGCAAAAGCTAAATCTACTCGTAGAAGTAGAACTAAAAAAGCTGATACCACTAGCTCCGCTCCAGCAGCAGAATCAGCTTCTGAAGAATAA